In the Leptospira fletcheri genome, CCACCGTAAGGACCCCGGGGATCGTTTTCTATCCTATCTATGATCCGCATGGATTCCACTTTTGGCGCACCGCTTAACGTTCCCGTGGGAAACGAAGAAGCCAAGCCGTCGAAAGCGTCTCTCCCCGGCCGGAGAATCCCGGAAATCTCCGTAGACAGATGCTGTACGTGGCTGAACCGTTTCAAGGAGAAGGAATTCCTTACTTTTACGGTACCGAACTTCGCGATTCTACCTAGATCGTTTCGATGCAGGTCCACCAGCATATTGTGCTCCGCGATTTCTTTCGGATCCGAAAGCAGGTGTTCCGCCAGAATCCTATCCTCCTCCACGTCCTTGCCCCTCCGAGTCGTTCCCGCGAGAGGAAAGGATTCCACGACACCGTCCTTCAATCGGAACAATAACTCCGGACTCGCTCCCAGAAGCGACCGATCGCCGAAGGAGAGATAAAACATGTAAGGAGAAGGATTCAAAGTCCGTAAGGCCTCGTATAAGCGAAGGTCCTCCCCTTGGATCTCGTAAGAACGCTTGAATCCGATCTGACACTGGAACGTATTCCCCGCGCGGATTTCCGACATGGCTTCCGAGACCATCTTACGGTGCTCTTCCCGAGTCCTGGAATCTCCCAAATCTTTCAGAGATATGGCGGATCCCGTCAAACTCCGTTTTTTGAAGATCGATTCAAAGAGAGAGTAACGATCCGTACCATAATGAAAATAGTTAGACCTTCCCGTTCTACGATCGATCAAGATCCCGTCTTCCATCCAAGCGAACTGAAACTTAGGAAATCGAGGATGTTCCTTCAATCGGATCCCCGGTTCCATATCGTTCACGCTTTCATAAGACAGGGTCCCGTAGAGTCCGCCGCCGCCCGCCTCCGTACATTCCATAAAGGATCTGTAAAAAGATCCGCCTTTGTCCTCGGAATTCCGTCTCGGGGAGAGGATTTCCGACAAAGTCCGGTACGGATTTCCTTCCGCTAAAACCGTACCGTCCATTTCCAACCTATTCCCGCGCGCGGTAAAGACACGCTTCGGAAAAGCGGAAAGGAACGTATAACGGGAATTATCCGATTCCGGTCCTAAACTCTCCAAGAGTACGGCACAGGAAGATTCCGAAAGCAGATTCCTGAAAAACGGAATCGTCTCATGTTCGGTTAACGGAAATGGTTTTAAGAACGGACGAGGAGATAAGGATTCCACCTCGCTTCTTAAATTGCTCAGATCTAAACGCATAAAATACTCCTTGATTTTTATTTCGGGTCGCTTAAAAGACCCGATCCTGCTTCGAAGGGTGAAAAAGAAAGATCAGGCCCCTAAAGGGGCCAATAAAAGGGGAGAAAAGAGGGGGCTTCCGCAAACTTCAAGATATACATTTCAATTTTAGGATATTCTAAATTTTTCATTCTAACACCATTTCCAGATTTCCTTTTCCTGCCGGAACTATCGGCAGAACGTGTAATTTCGGATCTATCGTAACGACGACGAGTCCAGGACCCGGCTCCTTTAAGAACCGGACCAAATCGGAGAGGGTACGGCCCTCTTCCCCCAAATCCAAGCTGGGAATTCCCAACGCTTCGGCGACTTTCGCGGATTTCGACGGTCCCGGATAGGAACTCCCGTAAAACCTTCCGTGGAAAAAAAGTTCCTGCTGCTGCCGGACAAGCCCCAAATGTCGATTGTCGAAAACGAGAATCTTGACATTCAGGTCTGTCTCGGCAAGAGTATCCAACTCCTGGACGTTCATCCAAAAAGATCCGTCTCCGGAAATGCAAAGTACGTCTCGCTCCGGAGACTCCAAGGCTACGCCGATGGCCGCAGGTAAACCGAATCCCATAGTACCCAATCCGCCGGAAGTGATCCAAGTCTTGGGCTCTTCGAAAGGATAAAATTGGGCGGCCCACATTTGGTGCTGCCCCACGTCGGTCGTTAATATGGTCGCGGGTCCCAAGGCC is a window encoding:
- a CDS encoding anthranilate synthase component I family protein, whose translation is MRLDLSNLRSEVESLSPRPFLKPFPLTEHETIPFFRNLLSESSCAVLLESLGPESDNSRYTFLSAFPKRVFTARGNRLEMDGTVLAEGNPYRTLSEILSPRRNSEDKGGSFYRSFMECTEAGGGGLYGTLSYESVNDMEPGIRLKEHPRFPKFQFAWMEDGILIDRRTGRSNYFHYGTDRYSLFESIFKKRSLTGSAISLKDLGDSRTREEHRKMVSEAMSEIRAGNTFQCQIGFKRSYEIQGEDLRLYEALRTLNPSPYMFYLSFGDRSLLGASPELLFRLKDGVVESFPLAGTTRRGKDVEEDRILAEHLLSDPKEIAEHNMLVDLHRNDLGRIAKFGTVKVRNSFSLKRFSHVQHLSTEISGILRPGRDAFDGLASSFPTGTLSGAPKVESMRIIDRIENDPRGPYGGAVGRFGFDGNCSFCIPIRSFFRTENEGFLRASGGVVFDSEADDEYEEIKHKMGSVLSAIREVSL